Proteins encoded together in one Balneola sp. window:
- the higA gene encoding addiction module antidote protein, HigA family has translation MIPQNRITTHPGTILLKEYLEPMELTQKKLADHLDIPIQRINEIVRGKRGISSDTAWLLSKALNTSPEFWLNLQAMHDLSSNRPSKEIAPLKAVQA, from the coding sequence ATGATTCCACAAAATAGAATAACCACACATCCCGGTACAATTTTACTGAAAGAGTACTTGGAACCAATGGAATTAACGCAGAAGAAATTAGCTGACCATCTGGATATTCCCATCCAACGAATTAATGAAATTGTACGGGGGAAAAGAGGCATTTCTTCGGATACAGCTTGGCTGCTATCGAAAGCTTTGAATACTTCTCCTGAATTTTGGTTAAATCTACAGGCTATGCATGATTTATCCTCAAATCGTCCAAGCAAAGAAATTGCTCCACTTAAGGCTGTTCAAGCATAA
- a CDS encoding plasmid maintenance system killer protein, which translates to MIKSFGDKATSDLFHGHSSSKVRKLPTQILDSAIYKLDIPNAATSLDDLRSPPGNRLEALRGEYKGYHSIRINAQWRIVFRWEDSSAFDVAIVDYH; encoded by the coding sequence ATGATCAAATCATTTGGAGATAAAGCAACATCAGATCTGTTTCATGGACATTCGAGCAGTAAAGTTCGAAAGTTACCTACTCAAATCCTTGATTCAGCTATTTACAAACTGGATATACCGAATGCAGCTACCTCTTTAGATGATTTACGATCACCTCCAGGTAACAGATTAGAAGCATTACGTGGAGAATATAAAGGATATCACAGTATCCGAATTAATGCCCAATGGAGAATTGTTTTTCGTTGGGAAGATTCCAGTGCTTTTGATGTAGCCATAGTTGATTATCATTAG
- a CDS encoding transcriptional regulator, translating to MAEPVKRFEVHLISLDPTKGSEIKKTRPCLIISPNEMNKYIRTVIIAPMTSTIKNYPTRVTTTFQGKKGQIVLDQIRTVDKSRLIKSLGTISSSAEEKVLSTLQEMFAP from the coding sequence ATAGCAGAGCCAGTTAAAAGGTTTGAAGTTCATCTGATTTCACTTGATCCCACTAAAGGTTCTGAAATTAAAAAAACTCGTCCCTGTTTGATCATATCTCCTAATGAAATGAACAAATATATCAGAACAGTGATCATTGCTCCAATGACATCTACCATTAAAAATTACCCAACGCGAGTCACTACTACATTTCAAGGCAAGAAAGGACAAATTGTATTAGATCAGATTCGAACAGTCGATAAAAGCAGATTGATTAAAAGCCTTGGGACAATCAGTTCTTCGGCCGAAGAAAAAGTATTGAGTACATTACAAGAAATGTTTGCCCCATAA
- a CDS encoding AbrB/MazE/SpoVT family DNA-binding domain-containing protein, with translation MKTKIIRIGNSQGVRIPKPLIEQSGITKEIEMILRDNEIILRPADVTRKDWEASFQRMEEQGDDVLLDQKETEKPSDWDETEWTW, from the coding sequence ATGAAAACCAAGATAATTCGTATCGGTAATTCCCAGGGAGTTCGAATTCCCAAACCCCTGATCGAACAAAGCGGGATCACTAAAGAAATTGAAATGATTCTCAGAGACAATGAAATTATTCTTCGTCCTGCTGATGTGACTCGAAAGGATTGGGAAGCATCTTTCCAAAGAATGGAGGAACAGGGTGATGATGTTTTATTAGATCAAAAAGAGACTGAAAAACCTTCAGACTGGGATGAAACTGAGTGGACATGGTAA